The Fimbriimonadia bacterium genome window below encodes:
- a CDS encoding transglutaminase domain-containing protein codes for MRSTLSRLPDYLATWVFMAAAIVALHAALEAPGEGLRVAGLLGVGCLVSLVLRLAGSAAGVLFLGPYVCGVLGAIGWIAPYPIGAEMSDFAAVHLAVGARVVWLLVLRSFVMVTDGDMLFQAVPSMALLGIAATYSDAAWLPLLFLVFLAGAVFALSRSHIRAIGAGRVHRSVAAGPVYALTGAAVVAGVAFVLAPLVGLGVEKLVPARVFIGPGPRQAVTLPTAGDAAELEIGVGGHSSTDLQVLRVRADRPLYLRERAFHDYNGMGWRSGVIGPQTVFPSTPGVFDLNLGFRLDDTLAREEVSYEVEVTRGSHQMLYLAGEPTEVEIDSPVLFFAFRDFVRPNRDMLAGERYRAHSAVPLHRRLGNAGAERRRFALRYMQLPETRSPELRALATRVTARARNDYQRVQMLRDYISRTCGYTLQDAPLNSRTDRVSEFLFERKKGYCDSFASALAVLCRELRLPARVVRGYAPGDFDRNSGTYVIREKHLHLWTEVLFEGVGWVIFDATEGARNLDEEAGPAAALAADQEFWRSPWWSLVLDVAIGLIAAYILLSLWIARLRATRVQDARSAVGRQYARFLRSLRRVGLPSREPHLTPIEHLRFIEPHLPPSLAPLAAAVVEGVDAGLFGRGGPESVLPDLRLRVEEWLRQIRSLPKGRI; via the coding sequence TTGAGAAGCACGCTGTCGCGCCTGCCGGACTACCTAGCCACCTGGGTCTTCATGGCGGCTGCGATCGTCGCGCTTCATGCAGCACTCGAGGCTCCGGGAGAAGGGCTCCGTGTCGCTGGCTTGCTCGGGGTCGGGTGCTTGGTCAGCCTGGTTCTACGGCTGGCAGGCTCGGCGGCAGGCGTCCTGTTCCTCGGCCCATACGTGTGCGGTGTGCTCGGAGCCATCGGTTGGATTGCACCCTATCCCATCGGGGCCGAAATGTCGGACTTTGCCGCCGTGCACCTAGCCGTCGGCGCTCGCGTCGTGTGGCTGCTGGTGCTGCGTAGCTTCGTAATGGTAACGGACGGCGACATGCTGTTTCAGGCGGTTCCGTCCATGGCGCTGCTCGGTATCGCCGCAACCTACTCCGATGCTGCTTGGCTTCCCTTGTTGTTCCTCGTCTTCCTCGCGGGCGCAGTCTTCGCGCTTTCGCGTTCACACATTCGCGCCATCGGAGCGGGCAGGGTGCATCGCTCGGTTGCGGCGGGCCCTGTGTACGCCCTGACGGGTGCCGCGGTGGTGGCGGGCGTCGCCTTCGTGCTAGCCCCCCTGGTCGGTCTCGGCGTCGAGAAGCTGGTGCCTGCGAGGGTGTTCATCGGGCCAGGACCGAGGCAGGCCGTGACCCTGCCCACCGCAGGCGACGCCGCCGAGTTGGAGATTGGGGTCGGTGGCCATTCGAGCACGGACCTGCAGGTCCTTCGGGTGCGGGCAGATAGGCCGCTTTATCTGCGCGAGAGGGCCTTCCACGACTACAACGGTATGGGCTGGCGATCCGGCGTGATAGGGCCTCAGACTGTCTTTCCATCCACCCCCGGGGTGTTCGATCTGAACCTCGGGTTTCGCCTGGACGACACTCTCGCCCGAGAAGAGGTCTCCTACGAGGTCGAGGTGACACGTGGAAGTCACCAGATGCTGTACTTGGCAGGGGAACCGACCGAAGTCGAGATCGACTCCCCCGTGCTGTTCTTCGCATTCCGAGACTTCGTACGACCGAATCGAGACATGCTTGCCGGTGAGAGGTATCGAGCGCACTCAGCGGTGCCGCTGCATAGGCGACTGGGCAACGCCGGCGCCGAGCGACGGCGCTTTGCACTTCGGTATATGCAGCTTCCCGAGACCCGCTCGCCCGAACTTCGGGCACTCGCCACTCGCGTCACGGCTCGCGCTCGAAACGACTATCAGCGAGTTCAGATGCTGCGGGATTACATCTCGCGCACCTGTGGCTATACACTTCAGGACGCGCCGCTGAACTCGCGCACCGACCGCGTGAGCGAGTTCCTTTTCGAGCGAAAGAAGGGCTACTGCGACTCCTTCGCCTCTGCCCTCGCGGTGCTGTGCCGCGAACTCCGCCTTCCCGCTCGCGTGGTTAGGGGCTACGCACCGGGCGACTTCGACCGCAACTCGGGCACCTATGTCATCCGCGAGAAGCACCTGCACCTGTGGACCGAGGTGCTGTTCGAGGGAGTTGGGTGGGTCATCTTCGATGCCACGGAGGGTGCGCGCAACTTGGACGAAGAGGCAGGGCCGGCCGCTGCGCTTGCCGCAGATCAGGAGTTCTGGCGATCGCCTTGGTGGTCGCTCGTTCTGGATGTCGCCATCGGGCTGATCGCAGCCTACATTCTGTTGTCGCTCTGGATAGCCAGGCTACGTGCTACACGAGTGCAGGACGCGAGGAGCGCAGTCGGAAGGCAATACGCCCGGTTCCTGAGAAGCCTGCGTCGGGTCGGCCTTCCCAGCCGCGAGCCGCATCTGACACCCATCGAACACCTCCGCTTTATCGAGCCACACCTGCCCCCATCGCTCGCACCTCTGGCTGCTGCCGTGGTGGAGGGCGTGGACGCAGGCCTGTTCGGACGGGGCGGGCCGGAAAGCGTTCTTCCCGATCTGAGGCTTCGCGTGGAGGAATGGTTACGGCAGATACGCTCGCTGCCGAAGGGGAGGATCTAG
- the holA gene encoding DNA polymerase III subunit delta, which produces MPKVAASRFHPEPDALKPSYLLLGSDSVAVLRVLRDLLRVAAGAEDAADIERLDAEPGVAARVAECAATPAFFSSARTIVLRRASRLTSDEAGKLAKVLADIPTHACVVVCMDPDPATDARTSERSSAAEKALVGAVEKKGVVVDCSPPEASQGRQRLIELAAERSVMLPGRVADLLWRMCNQDFAEARAQLDKLIEYASEGADISDEDVRALVTEKRQAQIFAFTDSVTDGDLGAALGHLDVLLASRSRPEEAAMQSVLPHLSRQFRLLWQARALLDRKVPVERWGDHASDPLLPREQNLGALAVRSRSVAAKYARLAKGLTYERIGWALGRIAEADAALKGMGSGTSTPEILGRLVADLCTLSSRPSGKTLAAR; this is translated from the coding sequence ATGCCCAAAGTCGCGGCCAGTCGTTTTCACCCCGAGCCTGACGCGCTGAAGCCCTCCTACCTGCTCCTCGGTTCGGACAGCGTGGCGGTGCTGCGGGTCTTGCGTGACCTACTCCGCGTCGCGGCGGGAGCGGAAGATGCAGCCGATATCGAGCGGCTGGATGCGGAGCCAGGCGTTGCAGCCCGCGTGGCCGAGTGCGCCGCGACCCCCGCTTTCTTCTCGTCGGCTCGCACCATCGTCCTCCGAAGGGCCTCGCGCCTGACGAGCGACGAGGCGGGCAAGCTGGCCAAGGTGCTGGCTGACATCCCAACACACGCCTGCGTGGTCGTGTGCATGGATCCAGACCCCGCGACGGATGCCCGCACTAGCGAGCGATCCTCTGCGGCAGAGAAAGCCCTCGTCGGCGCAGTCGAGAAGAAGGGTGTGGTGGTGGACTGCTCGCCGCCCGAAGCCTCCCAAGGTCGGCAGCGGCTGATCGAACTCGCCGCCGAACGTTCCGTCATGCTGCCTGGACGCGTCGCCGACCTGCTGTGGAGGATGTGCAACCAAGACTTCGCCGAAGCCAGGGCACAGCTGGACAAGCTGATCGAGTATGCATCCGAGGGCGCCGACATCTCGGACGAGGACGTTCGGGCACTGGTAACCGAGAAGCGCCAGGCGCAGATCTTCGCCTTTACGGACAGTGTGACGGACGGGGACCTGGGCGCGGCGCTCGGCCACCTGGACGTACTGCTCGCCTCGCGGTCCAGGCCGGAAGAAGCCGCGATGCAGAGCGTGCTGCCGCATCTCAGCCGCCAGTTCCGCCTTCTGTGGCAAGCCCGGGCGCTGCTGGATCGAAAAGTACCGGTGGAGCGGTGGGGCGATCACGCGAGCGACCCGCTTCTCCCACGAGAACAGAACCTCGGGGCGCTCGCCGTTCGCAGCCGGAGCGTGGCGGCGAAGTACGCGCGCTTGGCCAAAGGGCTCACCTATGAGCGTATCGGCTGGGCTTTGGGCCGCATCGCCGAAGCCGACGCCGCGCTAAAGGGCATGGGGAGCGGAACCTCCACCCCGGAGATCCTGGGACGCCTGGTCGCCGACCTTTGCACCCTTTCTTCACGGCCAAGCGGAAAAACTTTGGCCGCCCGTTGA
- a CDS encoding helix-turn-helix domain-containing protein: MEQDEFLTVAQAAQFLQLSQSSIRSYIRQGALSAYRVAGRRRVLIPRRELLGLLIPARSDRRLRQDVG, encoded by the coding sequence ATGGAACAGGACGAGTTTCTGACGGTCGCACAGGCCGCTCAGTTCTTGCAGTTGAGTCAGTCGAGCATCCGATCCTACATCCGGCAAGGCGCTCTGTCCGCCTATCGCGTGGCGGGCAGAAGGCGGGTTCTGATCCCCAGAAGGGAGTTGCTCGGGCTGCTGATCCCAGCACGCTCCGACCGCAGACTCCGCCAAGATGTGGGCTGA
- a CDS encoding ABC transporter permease, with the protein MWAELKELWRYRELLLTFVLRDLRVRYKNSALGFFWSLLNPLATVLVMTVVFKHIMGFSNPNYSAYLLAAYLPWVFFQMTLMDSSQCILLNMPVIRKVYFPREILPLTAVCANLVHFLLALLVFFCYLLVVWLLNPQISPFTWKALWVFPLILGHGALAAGLALFVSALNTFYEDVKYILGVLLYLLFFLCPVIYFSENVANSQLIAPEHRRAVYVAYHLNPVAMYLTAYRKVLLPEQGVQMRTVRGTDSFQALPLEGGLLASAAGVSVVALVGGYAYFNRRKWEFVERP; encoded by the coding sequence ATGTGGGCTGAACTAAAGGAACTCTGGCGATACCGAGAGTTACTTCTGACCTTCGTTCTTAGGGACCTCAGGGTCCGGTATAAGAACTCGGCGCTGGGCTTCTTCTGGTCGCTGCTGAATCCCCTTGCCACCGTTCTGGTGATGACGGTGGTGTTCAAACACATCATGGGGTTTTCCAACCCCAACTATTCTGCTTACCTGCTGGCGGCCTACCTGCCATGGGTGTTCTTTCAAATGACGCTCATGGACTCGTCGCAGTGCATCCTGCTGAACATGCCGGTTATCCGCAAGGTGTACTTCCCACGCGAGATACTGCCGCTGACCGCCGTGTGCGCGAACCTAGTGCACTTCCTGCTCGCGCTTCTCGTGTTCTTCTGCTACCTGCTGGTGGTTTGGCTGCTCAACCCGCAGATTAGTCCCTTCACTTGGAAGGCGCTCTGGGTATTCCCACTGATCCTAGGACATGGGGCACTCGCGGCAGGCCTGGCGCTGTTCGTCTCGGCCCTGAACACCTTCTATGAGGACGTGAAGTACATTCTCGGGGTGCTCCTGTACCTGCTGTTCTTCTTGTGCCCGGTGATCTACTTTAGCGAGAACGTGGCGAACTCGCAGCTCATCGCACCGGAACATCGGCGGGCCGTGTACGTCGCGTATCACCTCAACCCGGTGGCGATGTACCTGACCGCGTATCGTAAGGTGCTACTGCCGGAGCAGGGCGTTCAGATGCGAACGGTGCGCGGCACGGACAGCTTCCAGGCGTTACCACTGGAGGGCGGGTTGCTGGCGAGTGCGGCGGGCGTCTCGGTGGTCGCACTGGTGGGAGGATACGCTTACTTCAATCGGCGCAAGTGGGAGTTCGTGGAGCGCCCATGA
- a CDS encoding ABC transporter ATP-binding protein: MSLAIHAEGLCKDFVVTHQAYGSLKGLLLSFLPRRREKVRALDTLDLCIQSGETVAVVGKNGAGKSTLLGVIARVYRPSSGRITVSGRVAPLLELGAGFHPDLTGVENVFFNGVILGLTRREVAARLDEIVAFADLREYIDAPIRTYSSGMLMRLGFAVATHVDADILLVDEVLAVGDLEFQAKCYAKIAEFQREGKTILFVSHDLDAVSKTAPRTVWLDSGHLRLDGPTGDVLSAYAAARSQPPPLTTARGEG, encoded by the coding sequence ATGAGCCTGGCCATTCACGCCGAAGGGCTGTGCAAGGACTTCGTGGTCACCCACCAGGCTTACGGCTCGCTGAAGGGCCTGCTACTGTCCTTCCTGCCCCGGCGGCGGGAGAAGGTGAGGGCCCTGGATACCCTTGACCTGTGTATCCAATCCGGCGAAACGGTGGCCGTGGTCGGAAAGAACGGCGCGGGCAAGAGTACGCTTTTGGGCGTCATCGCCAGGGTGTATCGGCCAAGCTCCGGACGGATCACGGTGAGCGGACGCGTCGCGCCGCTGCTGGAGCTGGGTGCAGGCTTTCACCCGGACCTGACCGGCGTGGAGAACGTGTTCTTCAACGGCGTGATCCTGGGCCTTACCCGGCGTGAGGTGGCGGCGCGGCTGGACGAGATCGTGGCCTTCGCAGACCTGCGCGAGTACATAGACGCTCCCATACGCACCTACTCCTCCGGAATGCTGATGCGGCTTGGCTTTGCTGTGGCGACGCACGTGGACGCCGACATCCTGCTAGTAGACGAGGTGCTGGCGGTCGGGGACCTGGAGTTCCAGGCAAAGTGCTACGCCAAAATCGCGGAGTTCCAGCGCGAGGGAAAGACGATCCTCTTCGTCTCCCATGACCTCGACGCTGTCTCCAAAACCGCCCCTCGCACCGTCTGGCTCGACTCCGGCCACCTCCGCCTGGACGGCCCGACGGGAGATGTCTTGTCTGCGTACGCCGCAGCCAGGTCGCAACCTCCGCCCCTCACCACCGCAAGAGGTGAGGGATAG
- a CDS encoding PepSY domain-containing protein: MYHRLRALHRWAGVVASLFLVVIAATGFLLATKDVFPWIRPSEAKASNVEGLNEVISVEQAARAAFALGIPELQRREDIDRIDYRPKSNIFKVLSKRGYHEVQVDGATGRVVQRAFRLDQFTEDIHDLSIVGTAIRRYWLPLVAVLLFGLGVSGVCIFTVPLVRRARFRRQRGAERQE, translated from the coding sequence ATGTATCACCGCCTGCGCGCTCTTCACCGTTGGGCAGGGGTCGTCGCATCCTTGTTTCTCGTCGTCATCGCTGCGACCGGGTTCCTCTTGGCCACGAAGGACGTCTTCCCTTGGATTCGTCCGTCCGAGGCAAAGGCCTCGAATGTGGAGGGTCTGAACGAGGTGATCAGCGTGGAACAGGCAGCAAGAGCCGCCTTTGCGCTGGGCATTCCCGAGCTACAGCGCAGGGAAGACATCGATCGCATTGACTACCGACCCAAGAGCAACATATTCAAGGTCCTGAGCAAGCGCGGCTACCACGAGGTGCAGGTGGACGGGGCAACGGGCCGGGTGGTGCAGCGCGCCTTTCGGCTGGACCAGTTCACCGAGGACATTCACGACCTCAGCATCGTCGGAACGGCGATCAGGCGCTACTGGCTTCCCTTGGTCGCCGTGCTCCTGTTCGGACTTGGGGTGTCCGGGGTGTGTATCTTCACGGTGCCGCTCGTCCGCCGGGCCCGGTTTCGCAGGCAGCGGGGTGCAGAACGGCAGGAGTAG